One Gordonia mangrovi genomic region harbors:
- a CDS encoding helix-turn-helix domain-containing protein — protein MPDDHNLLGEYLRARRELVTPDRVGIPVLTSRRVPGLRREEVAMLAGISAEYYLRLEQGRDRNPSVQVLQAIARVLQLDDDSYLLSLVAERPRRTVRRTRRETVPPSTARFVAHLPYPAFIEGRYLDVLAANPLATALSPRLRVGRNRLRDIFLDPAEQALFSHGEAAAGALVAGFRQSVGTDIDDPRYIELVGEVSLASPLFRTLWARHDVKSRTGAAVTFNHPSVGELRLDREKLAVSGADGLMLVAYHAEVGSADAEKLRLLSALAEPAAPEIGSQDADHR, from the coding sequence GCATCCCGGTCCTCACGTCGCGGCGCGTGCCTGGCCTGCGACGCGAAGAGGTTGCGATGCTCGCCGGTATCAGTGCCGAGTACTACCTGCGTCTGGAGCAGGGGCGCGACCGCAACCCGTCGGTGCAGGTACTGCAGGCGATCGCCCGGGTGCTCCAGCTCGACGACGACAGTTACCTGCTCTCGCTGGTCGCCGAACGTCCTCGACGCACGGTGCGACGTACTCGCCGCGAGACCGTACCGCCATCCACTGCGAGATTCGTAGCGCATCTGCCGTACCCGGCGTTCATCGAAGGCCGCTACCTCGATGTGCTCGCCGCCAATCCGTTGGCGACCGCGCTCTCACCGCGGCTGCGGGTTGGCCGCAACCGGCTGCGCGACATCTTTCTCGATCCTGCCGAGCAGGCGTTGTTCTCACATGGCGAAGCCGCAGCGGGCGCGCTCGTCGCCGGTTTCCGCCAATCAGTCGGTACTGACATCGACGATCCGCGCTACATCGAACTCGTCGGTGAGGTGTCGCTGGCGAGTCCACTGTTCCGGACGCTCTGGGCGCGTCACGACGTCAAATCGCGGACCGGCGCCGCCGTCACGTTCAACCATCCCTCGGTCGGCGAACTCCGCCTGGACAGAGAGAAGCTCGCGGTCAGTGGAGCCGACGGCTTGATGCTGGTCGCCTACCACGCCGAGGTCGGCTCGGCTGACGCGGAGAAGTTGCGGCTGCTATCCGCGCTCGCCGAGCCGGCGGCACCCGAGATCGGTTCGCAGGACGCCGATCACCGCTGA
- a CDS encoding alpha/beta fold hydrolase → MTTQHAMNSPTGRARALSRRRVLLAGGAIIGAGAAFSGAGYGRAAPPVNKVLPTGFAVDAPWHAAAARAGFQAKSATVNGVQFSFREGPANGPALILLHAQQMDWFSYSRVLPTLAKSFHVFDIDYQGHGTTRVPNGYPMTAHRIGADLAAFLESVVGEPAYLTGNSSGGLLTVWLAANRADLVKATVLEDPPLFSSEYPRIKKTIAYRDFASSDKAVRHPVDDFLLFWINDSREFFDQNVFPGSSVVLTEAVKAQRLIRPGQPVELDIVGNDMIRLFLRGMDHQYDPRFGSAFYRGTWNRGFDHAEALSKISVPSLLLHANFSWTDGDILYGAMDQNDADQAMSLLRNGTYRRIDAEHVTHLDKPDEFLSITQQFFAAHP, encoded by the coding sequence GTGACAACTCAGCACGCGATGAACAGCCCGACCGGCCGAGCCCGCGCCCTCAGTCGGCGCCGAGTCCTGCTGGCCGGCGGCGCGATCATCGGAGCGGGCGCCGCCTTCAGCGGCGCCGGCTACGGCCGCGCCGCACCGCCGGTCAACAAAGTGCTCCCCACCGGGTTCGCCGTCGATGCGCCGTGGCATGCGGCGGCTGCCCGCGCCGGATTCCAGGCGAAGAGTGCGACGGTCAATGGCGTGCAGTTCAGTTTCCGCGAAGGCCCTGCGAACGGTCCGGCGCTGATTCTGCTCCACGCACAACAGATGGACTGGTTCTCCTACAGCCGTGTGTTGCCGACCCTGGCGAAGAGCTTCCACGTCTTCGACATCGACTATCAGGGCCATGGCACCACCCGGGTACCGAACGGCTATCCCATGACTGCCCACCGGATCGGCGCGGACCTGGCAGCGTTCCTCGAATCGGTCGTCGGTGAACCGGCCTACCTCACCGGCAACTCGTCCGGCGGACTGTTGACCGTGTGGTTGGCGGCCAACCGCGCCGATCTGGTGAAGGCGACCGTACTCGAGGACCCGCCGCTGTTCTCGTCGGAGTATCCGCGGATCAAGAAGACCATCGCCTATCGCGACTTCGCATCCAGCGACAAGGCCGTGCGCCACCCGGTCGACGACTTCCTACTGTTCTGGATCAACGACAGCCGAGAGTTCTTCGACCAGAACGTCTTCCCCGGATCGTCAGTGGTCCTCACGGAGGCGGTCAAGGCTCAGCGCCTGATCCGGCCCGGCCAACCGGTCGAACTCGACATCGTCGGCAACGACATGATCCGCCTGTTCCTACGCGGGATGGACCACCAGTACGATCCGCGGTTCGGCTCCGCGTTCTATCGCGGCACCTGGAACAGGGGCTTCGATCACGCCGAGGCGCTGAGCAAGATCAGTGTGCCGTCGTTGCTGCTGCACGCGAACTTCTCCTGGACCGACGGCGACATCCTGTACGGCGCAATGGATCAGAACGACGCCGACCAGGCGATGTCGTTGCTGCGCAACGGCACCTACCGCCGCATCGACGCCGAGCACGTCACCCACCTGGACAAGCCGGACGAGTTCCTGTCGATCACGCAGCAGTTCTTCGCGGCACACCCATAG
- a CDS encoding amidohydrolase family protein produces MSGLPPTGDSITPSLIDVHSHFLPDWYVEEAVRGGFSTPDGMPAWPTWNADDHLRLMDDLGIGRSLLSLSTPGVSVVGPEDAPALAARVNDSAASVVARFPDRFGFLATLPLPDVVSASAEAHRALDILGASGVILQTHTHGTYLTDPGHDAVWAVLAERQVPVLLHPTSPPGWEATSLGLPRPMMEFFFDSARVVSALLLGGLLDRHPGLRLIVPHCGGVLPLLVSRVTTFQQGLRFLAPAGDPAVDATDVRDALGSLWWDLAGSPDEVAFGALAPHADRGRVVYGSDFCFTPEFAVRAQQDTLDRSWHTFCDSGSWRQVTGANAAELMG; encoded by the coding sequence ATGAGTGGGCTGCCACCGACGGGTGACTCGATTACGCCTTCGCTGATCGACGTGCACAGCCATTTCCTCCCCGACTGGTATGTCGAGGAGGCGGTGCGCGGCGGTTTCTCGACACCGGACGGGATGCCGGCGTGGCCGACCTGGAACGCCGACGATCACCTCCGTCTGATGGACGATCTCGGAATCGGCCGATCGCTGCTGTCGCTGTCGACGCCCGGGGTGAGTGTCGTCGGACCCGAAGACGCTCCTGCCCTTGCCGCGCGGGTCAACGATTCGGCCGCCAGTGTGGTGGCACGATTCCCCGACCGCTTCGGATTCCTGGCGACCCTCCCGCTGCCTGATGTCGTGTCGGCGTCAGCCGAAGCGCATCGTGCTCTCGATATTCTCGGGGCGTCGGGCGTCATCCTGCAGACCCACACGCACGGTACGTATCTCACCGACCCAGGGCACGATGCCGTGTGGGCGGTACTTGCCGAACGCCAGGTACCCGTCCTGCTGCACCCGACCTCTCCACCCGGGTGGGAGGCGACGTCCTTGGGTCTTCCGCGGCCGATGATGGAGTTCTTCTTCGACAGCGCCCGGGTGGTTTCCGCTCTGCTGCTCGGCGGACTGCTCGACCGACACCCGGGCCTGCGGCTGATCGTTCCGCATTGCGGAGGGGTGTTGCCGCTGCTCGTATCGCGTGTGACGACGTTCCAGCAGGGCCTGCGTTTCCTCGCGCCCGCAGGCGACCCCGCAGTCGATGCCACCGATGTTCGCGATGCCCTCGGCTCGTTGTGGTGGGATCTCGCCGGTTCGCCGGACGAGGTGGCTTTCGGCGCGCTGGCGCCACACGCCGACCGCGGCCGAGTGGTCTACGGCAGCGATTTCTGTTTCACCCCCGAGTTCGCGGTGCGCGCGCAACAGGATACCCTGGATCGGTCATGGCATACCTTCTGCGACAGCGGTTCCTGGCGTCAGGTGACCGGGGCGAACGCAGCCGAACTGATGGGGTGA
- a CDS encoding nitronate monooxygenase — protein MHTPICDELGIEFPIFAFTHCRDVVVAVSKAGGFGVLGAVGFTPEQLEIELNWIDEHIGDHPYGVDIVIPNKYEGMDTNMSAEDLTKMLQSMVPAETLDFGRKLLLDHGVPLNEDDDNSLQLLGWTEATATPQVEIALQHSKVSLIANALGTPPIDMIEKIHQAGRKVAALCGSPQQALKHADADVDIIIAQGGEGGGHCGEVGSIVLWPQVVKAVAPRPVLAAGGIGSGQQIAAALALGTQGAWTGSQWLMVEESENTPIQQQAYIDAGSRDTVRSRSFTGKPCRMLRNEWTEAWEDPNNPDPLGMPLQYMVSGMAVAATHKHPDESIDVAFNPVGQVVGQFQKVEKSSAVIERWVQEYIDATSALETLANAI, from the coding sequence ATGCACACCCCGATCTGCGATGAACTCGGTATCGAGTTCCCGATCTTCGCGTTCACCCACTGCCGCGACGTGGTGGTCGCGGTCAGCAAGGCGGGCGGGTTCGGGGTTCTCGGTGCCGTCGGGTTCACACCCGAGCAACTCGAGATCGAGCTGAACTGGATCGACGAGCACATCGGCGACCACCCCTACGGCGTCGACATCGTCATCCCGAACAAATACGAAGGTATGGACACGAACATGTCCGCGGAGGATCTGACGAAGATGCTCCAGTCCATGGTGCCGGCCGAGACACTCGACTTCGGCCGCAAACTGCTGTTGGACCACGGCGTTCCGCTGAACGAGGACGACGACAACTCGCTGCAACTGCTCGGCTGGACCGAGGCGACCGCGACACCGCAGGTGGAGATCGCGCTGCAGCATTCGAAGGTCAGTCTGATCGCCAACGCACTCGGGACGCCACCGATCGACATGATCGAGAAGATCCACCAGGCCGGGCGGAAGGTGGCCGCGTTGTGCGGCTCTCCGCAGCAGGCACTCAAGCACGCCGACGCCGACGTCGACATCATCATCGCGCAGGGTGGCGAGGGTGGCGGGCACTGCGGCGAGGTGGGCTCGATCGTGTTGTGGCCGCAAGTCGTCAAGGCGGTGGCCCCACGTCCGGTGCTGGCCGCAGGCGGCATCGGCAGCGGCCAGCAGATCGCTGCGGCGCTTGCGCTCGGCACGCAGGGCGCGTGGACCGGATCGCAGTGGCTGATGGTGGAGGAGTCCGAGAACACACCGATCCAGCAGCAGGCCTACATCGACGCCGGCAGCCGCGACACCGTGCGGAGCCGGTCGTTCACCGGAAAGCCGTGCCGGATGCTACGCAACGAATGGACCGAGGCGTGGGAGGACCCGAACAACCCGGACCCGTTGGGAATGCCCCTGCAGTACATGGTGTCCGGGATGGCGGTGGCCGCCACTCACAAACATCCCGACGAGAGCATCGACGTGGCCTTCAACCCGGTCGGTCAGGTCGTCGGTCAGTTCCAGAAGGTGGAGAAATCGTCGGCGGTCATCGAGCGGTGGGTGCAGGAGTACATCGACGCCACCAGCGCTCTGGAGACGCTCGCGAACGCGATCTGA
- a CDS encoding SHOCT domain-containing protein has protein sequence MNQALTPEADAAIADVAQRHGLSYDAVVSMLVAVNAGGGTMAQFSIPELGGSGQWMRGGMTMVGNMFDNALKARVDALCNELSQLLATTRVFPPLPTAAQGGFTSNNWWPDELGVPSSSGGQNQSRYAIFPSTRRLAIDNGGLVRIYDTGDHNIGGVQQQQGGPSGSLTFTSQYGTFDVSSLPEVGGPNSPGSAGEPSQDQYSAPAPMNPEPTAPQQDPMPSTPQMDSDAADPTSIVNAIESLAGLHQRGILSDEEFAAKKAELLGRL, from the coding sequence ATGAATCAAGCGCTCACCCCCGAAGCCGACGCCGCCATCGCCGACGTGGCGCAGCGCCACGGGCTCTCCTACGACGCGGTGGTCTCCATGCTGGTGGCCGTCAATGCGGGGGGCGGGACCATGGCCCAGTTCTCCATCCCCGAGCTCGGCGGGTCGGGCCAATGGATGCGCGGCGGCATGACGATGGTCGGCAACATGTTCGACAACGCACTCAAGGCGCGCGTTGATGCGCTGTGCAACGAGCTCTCCCAACTGCTGGCCACCACCAGGGTGTTCCCGCCGCTGCCGACGGCTGCACAGGGCGGTTTCACCTCGAACAACTGGTGGCCCGACGAGCTCGGCGTCCCGAGCTCGAGCGGTGGCCAGAACCAGTCCCGCTACGCCATCTTCCCCAGCACCCGCCGTCTGGCCATCGACAACGGTGGGCTCGTGCGCATCTACGACACCGGTGACCACAACATCGGCGGTGTGCAACAGCAACAGGGCGGCCCGTCGGGCTCGTTGACGTTCACCAGCCAGTACGGCACCTTCGACGTCTCGAGTCTGCCGGAGGTGGGCGGGCCCAACTCCCCCGGATCGGCCGGTGAACCGTCGCAGGACCAATACTCCGCTCCAGCGCCGATGAACCCGGAACCGACAGCGCCGCAGCAGGACCCGATGCCGTCCACTCCTCAGATGGACAGCGACGCCGCGGATCCGACGTCGATCGTCAACGCCATCGAGTCGCTGGCCGGACTGCACCAGCGCGGCATCCTCTCCGACGAGGAATTCGCCGCCAAGAAGGCAGAGCTGCTGGGACGTCTCTGA